GTCCTAAAGAGAGAAGTCCTAAGGGTCACAAGGCGGTAAAGGTTGGGAAAGACATGAAAGAAGAGAAGGTGTCAGAAAGCCCCCAAGCCAAAAAAGCCCCCACCATCAGCAGTTTCTTTGGTGAGATTTTTTTCCCCATTTACTTCCTGCCTTGCACATGAACATCTCTATGAATGAGTTTGCATTCTGCAGTTTGTTTAGAAGAAACCTGAAGGAGTGTAACATTGCTTCTCAAGTGgcacggaatagggtgccatttgggatttaaCCTACATTTTGTTTTGGGATGTTTTGAAGAAATCTGAAGGAGTGTAAGAGACGTGTAAAATGCAGAGATGACAATGGAACAAGGACATGTAACATCCTTTGTACTTTATACTTTAAAAAGCTTGTTTGACAAACCGTATGCTCCAAACTCCACGTCTGAATGTTGGTTTCTTCTCTATAATCTAGCTCCCAGGAAGGCTGCTGTAAAgatggagagaccagagaagagcgagggaaaggagaagagtgagggagagggaaaggagaagagcgagggaaaggagaagagtgagggagagggaaaggagaagagtgagggaaaggagaagagtgagggaaaggagaagagtgagggaaaggagaagagcgagggaaaggagaagagcgagggaaaggagaagggaaaggagaagagcgagggaaaggagaagagcgagggaaagggaagagcgagggaaaggagaagagcgagggaaaggagaagagcgagggaaaggagaagagcgagggaaaggagaagagcgagggaaaggagaagagcgagggaaaggagaagagcgagggaaaggagaagagcgagggaaaggagaagagcgagggagaggagaagagcgagggagagggaaaggagaagagcgagggagagggaaaggagaagagcgagggagaggagaagagcgagggagaggagaagagcgagggagaggagaagagcgagggagaggagaagagcgaggggagaggagaagagcgagggaaaggagaagagcgaggggaggaggagaagaggaggagggggaaaggagaagagcgagggaaaggagaagagcgagggagggggaaaggagaagagcgagggagaggagaagagtgagggTTATATAAAGGAAGAGGCTACTGGTTCCCGTACCACGGAGGACGTTAAAGACAAGAAAGGGTAAGAGAGAATCACAGATGGTTatgaaaatgtgttttctttACACCATGGCTTCATCCCATTCTCTACCCTTTTCCCCAATGGTGGAATCTCACTCCAGCCAATGATTACAACAATCCATTGCTTTAAAAACTGTCACTCTAAGTGTGTCTCTTTGAAGGAGTAGCTGTACATTTCTGGATGTTTTCTCCAGTGAGTTGaatagtgcagtatactgtattaaTCTGAGTGTCTTTGACCCCCAGAGAGAAGACTGCCCAGGCCCAGTATGACCCGTCCAGACCCAACTACCACCCTGTAGACCACGCCTGCTGGAGCCGGGGACAGAGGTACGTCCAACCCCCTTAACACAGCTAGAGCTGGGGACAGAGGTACGTCCAACCCCCTTAACACAGCTAGAGCTGGGACGGTAACTGGAAATGATCGACATTGACCAACccaaccatttaaaaaatatatatatttgactgaTGTCGATAATAACGATAAGTTTCTTTTACTAGGAGTTAGTATAGGCCTAATATGGGCTATTGCTAATGAGAAAATTAAGACTATAAATGTTTGTAGGAGTATTTTAAAGGTTTAAATAAAGTAACTGGTGTTTATTCGTTTGATTAATGTATCGTCCAATTTATCGTTATCGAGCTAAAATTCAGTCAATTTATCGCAATGTGGACTtttgtccatattgcccagctctAGCCACACGACTCAGCCGTATACCTCAACCGGGGTCCTATTCACTAGGTACCAAACGAAAGCAAACGGGCCGAAACggagagggactacctgaacttgtccaataagaaacgcttgtTTTAATTTCGTGTTCCAAAATGATTTCgctacggtgtgcactaatgaattcCACCCTGAACAACCCACACTGGACATATGTCCTGTAAATAAGTATCTCAATGGAGTTGTTTTGATACTGTAAATAAGTCTCTCAATGGAGTTGTATTCAATGTTTTGCCTAATTTTCTCTTTCACAGGGTCCCGTATTTGGCTGTTGCACGCACCTTTGAAAAGATTGAGGAAGATTCTGGCAGGTAAGAGATTTCAATAGACCTCCCAAGTCGTAACTGTTTTGTTCTtgtgtacatcccaaatggctccctgtgtagtgcactatctaaggtaatggggtgccatttgggacagcctATGTTTTATTGTAGTGTAATTTCCCCTTTTATATTGTTTTACATACTAATTgcatttatttctttttttttgttgctagaTTGAGGAACATTGAAACATTATCAAATCTCCTACGCTCTGTTATCATCCTCTCTCCAGGTAAAATAGCTTTTTTTGTGGGTTTTTTCCTACGGATGTGTGGAGCCCAGGTGCAGGATGCCAACATCCCAAATGACATTCTAATATACccttttagtgcactacttttgactagaccCCTACTGCACTATACTATCTGTAAAGGAACGCTGTGAAATACCCTGGATATGTCCCAAATGCAACCCGATTCCCAATGGGCCCTCGtcaaagtagtgcgctatatagggactATAGTGTGCTGAGTGTTTGTCTCTTGTTGTTCTTGCTCAGAGGACCTGCTGTGCTGCGTCTACCTGTGTCTCAATCAGCTGGGTCCTGCTTacatggggctggagctgggagtGGGAGAAACTGTTCTGATGAAGGCTGTCGCCCAAGCTACTGGTGAGacacccacacaacacacacactcagtgttgTTTGTTATATATCTTCCTTTGCTTTTGGGCTTAGAACTCTCTCACATCTTTGTTCTTGTTGCTAGGGCGACAGTTGGACAAAATCAAGGCGGAGGCTGCAGAGAAGGGGGACTTGGGGTTGGTGGCTGAGAGTTCCCGTAACAACCAGAGAATTATGTTCCAGCCAGCCAATCTAATTGCAGGGGGTGTGTTCAACAAACTGAAAGACATCGGGAACATGAGTGGGAattctgtgagtgtgtgagagtttaACACAGTCAAATTCTCGTTGTTTTGATAAATTCACCGATTTTAAGAAAACACAGTTCTCTGTCCTGGGAATAGGATGATGAATTTATGTTTAATCTGTCTAGAATTTGATTCAAAGGAATtaattattttctctctctctctccccctgcctgcaGGCCATGAATAAGAAGATTGACATCATCAAAGGTCTCTTTGTAGCCTGTCGTTTCTCTGAGGCCAGATACATTGTCAGGTAATCGTCCCCACTTCCTTCACTTTACTACTGGTCAAACTGAGGATGTCTCCTGAATGGCAGCCGTTGCTCTACGtaatgcaatacttttgacctgagcctcATTGACTTGTCTTTCTGCACTCACTGAGTTCTAGCCTTTGTTTGTTTTATATGTGATCGATTATTATTTTGTATCTTCTGGTCACCTGTTATTGGTTTACACAGGATATAGTTGAGCATGTTGTCTTGCTTCATTAGTCAAGCTGAACTTATTATcactcctgtctgcctgcccattCACCAGTAGTCACCCCGCTGGTCGGTACAGTAATGGATTCAAATAAGATAAAATCTCTGTGACTATTGTGTGTAATTCTTTCGTACTTTACAACACCGGTACATGCACAACATCAGACAATAAGCAGGACATCATCAATGCATGTCtgtattgattggttgattgatcgACAGGTCGCTGGCAGGGAAGCTGAGGATTGGCTTGGCTGAACAGAGTGTACTGTCTGCCCTGAGTCAGgccgtgtgtctgtctcctccaggACAAGGTTGGCCAACCAACGTTATCACACCGTTATCACAATGTTTAAGCATGACCTCCCAACGTTATCTCAATGTTTAAGCATGACCTCCCAACGTTATCTCAATGTTTAAACATGACCTCCCAACGTTATCTCAATGTTTAAACATGACCTCCCAACGTTATCTCAATGTTTAAACATGACCTCCCAACGTTATCTCAATGTTTAAACAACATGACCTCCCAACGTTATCTCAATGTTTAAACAACATGACCTCCCACGTTATCTCAATGTTTAAACAACATGACCTCCCAAGCTCTCAATGTTTAAACAACATGACCTCCCAACGTTATCTCAATGTTTAAACAACATGACCTCCCAACGTTATCTCAATGTTTAAACAACATGACCTCCCAACGTTATCTCAATGTTTAAACAACATGACCTCCCAACGTTATCTCAATGTTTAAACAACATGACCTCCCAACGTTATCTCAATGTTTAAACAACATGACCTCCCAACGTTATCTCAATGTTTAAACAACATGACCTCCCAACGTTATCTCAATGTTTAAACAACATGACCTCCCAACGTTATCTCAATGTTTAAACAACATGACCTCCCAACGTTATCTCAATGTTTAAACAACATGACCTCCCAACGTTATCTCAATGTTTAAACAACATGACCTCCCAACGTTATCTCAATGTTTAAACAACATGACCTCCCAACGTTATCTCAATGTTTAAACAACATGACCTCCCAACGTTATCTCAATGTTTAAACAACATGACCTCCCAACGTTATCTCAATGTTTAAACAACATGACCTCCCAACGTTCTCAATGTTTAAACAACATGACCTCCCAACGTTATCTCAATGTTTAAACAACATGACCTCCCAACGTTATCTCAATGTTTAAACAACAGTGCCCCCCCCCAGACATTATCACCATGTTTGTTCACAACAGCACCTCTACATACAATATGAATGTCTGCTTTTGATGCAACTGAGACGTTTGTGTGTCTATTCCAGACTTCCCTCCGGCGGTGATTGACGCAGGGAAAGGAATGAGTGCAGAAAAACAGAAAGCTTGGATAGAAGAGAAGAGCCTTCTCCTCAAACAGACTTACTGGTAATAAACCTGTTAAATACAGCTGTAGTTCATTACCCAagtggccccctattccctatatagtgcactacttttgaccggggctcATAGGGTTCTTCTGCACAATgtagtttattttatttcaccttttatttaaccaggtaggctagttgagaacaagttctcatttacaactgcgacctggccaagataaagcaacacgaacaacaacacagagttacacatggaataaacaagcgtacagtcaataacacaatagaaaaacaattgtctatatacattgtgtgcaaatggtgCGAGGTGAtgtggcaataaataggccatagtagcgaagtaattacaatttagcagattaacactggagtgataaatgagcagatgatggtgtgtaagtagaaatactggtgtgcaaaatttattttgtatttttttattttacctttatttaacaagagcagaaaaagagcagaaaagtaaataaaaacagtatggggatgaggtaggtagattgggtgggctatttacagatggactatgtacagctgcagcgatcggttagctgctcagatagctgatgtttaaagttagagagggaaatataagtctccagcttcagcgatttttgcagttcgttccagtcactggcagcagagaactggaaggaaaggtggccaaagtaggtgtttgctttggggatgataagtgaaatatacctgctggagcgcgtgctacgggtgggtgttgttgtcataaccagtgagctgagataaggcggagctttacctagcagagacttatagatgacctggagccagtgggtctggcgactaatatgtagcgagggccagccgactagagcatacaggtcgcagtggtggggggtataaggtgctttggtaacaaaacggatggcactgtgatggactacatccactttgctgagtagagtattgggaGCCAtgttgtagatgacatcgccgaagtcgagaataggtaggatagtcagtcgtacactatgtagggaatgtggtgccatttgggacaaagcctgTGTGAATGTGATTTTCTTAATGGGTTTATTCTGTTTGTCCCGTCCAGTGAGATGCCCAACTATGATGTCATCATCCCAGTCATTCTGAAGGAGGGGATTGATGAACTCCCCAACCACTGCAAACTCACTCCAGGCAATAATAATTATTAAGGAAAAACAACCTTTTATGAGTAGATGGTACTGACCATCAGGGTTgttggtgtgggggggggtattGTTTATTTCGGTGTGGCATTTCTGACCCCTGTTCCTCAGGTGTACCATTGAGGCCCATGCTGGCTCACCCCACCAAAGGTGTAGGAGAGGTGATGAAGAGATTTGATGAAGCCGCCTTCACCTGCGAGTACAAGTATGATGGAGAACGAGcacaggtaggtgtgtgtgtggttgctcaCTTTTGTGTGTCCTATACATGTGTCAGCAACATGTttgttatatatgtgtgtgtgtgtcctggttaGGAAGCAGACATGGTCCTATTGTGCCTCAGGCTGTGAGGCCCTCCCGGGTGGAGGCTGTAGAGAGCCCTGTGAGGCCCTCCCGGGTGGAGGCTGTAGAGAGCCCTGTGAGGCCCTCCCGGGTGGAGGCTGTAGAGAGCCCCGTGGGGCCCTCCCGGGTGGAGGCTTTAGAGAGCCGAGTGGAGGCTGTAGAGAGCCCTGTGAGGCCCTCCTGGGTGGAGGCTGTAGAGAACCCCGTGGGGCCACCCCGAGTGCCCTGTGTCGTGTTGTCCTCTTGGCCATTAAGCTGCTGTCTGACTCCTGAAATGGCCACCAGATGGCGCTCTAACACACAGCTGGCTCTCAGTGCTTGTGTTCCACCTTTACAGGTTGACCCTGCATATTTCTGTCTGATATAACGTATGACAGTCGGCAGATGCGTATTCAAAGCAACGGACAGTAGTGCGTCCATTTCCTTATGAGTGGCCCCtgcgggaattgaacccactgtcctggtgttttttttttatgtgttatactccaccaactgagccacacagctCTACTCTACGAACAACAGGAAACTCACTGCCCGTTGTTGGTTTGAATGGTTCAGCTATTGATAATTGTATGTCTTGTGCAGATCCATATCTTGGAGAACGGGGAAGTGCGTATTTTCAGTCGTAACCAGGAGGATAATACCACCAAATATCCTGACATCATCTCTCGCATTCATACGGTAACAATGACCCTCTCAACAGTAGCACACTCAATGAGCATCCCAAAtgacagcctattccctatatagtgcactacttttgtccagagtaCACGACATacagaatagggtgcaatttcagGGATACAATCTGATATCATCTTAGCCCCTTTGTCATGGACATAAGCACACTGCATGATAATAccattacctgtctctctctctcactgtgtctctcagGTAAAGAATGAGTCTGTGATATCCTGTGTGTTGGACACTGAGGCAGTAGCttgggacagagagaagaaacagaTCCAACCATTCCAGGTTCTCATCACACGGAAGAGAAAGGTGACAGGAAAGAAATGAGTGGTCCTCTTACTGAGTAACCATGGTTTCTCTAATCATTTTTATGACAGCTGGATGGCTGATTAGCCCAGGTGGCAGTTTCCTCAGTGGTCGTAGATCCTTTTCCTACCAGGCTCTGATCATGGGGTAGACTGCTTTGTCTAACCCCTCGACCTGTCTGGTTTGGTTAGACCTGCCGGGAGTTGGGCTTTCTCCCATCGGCTTAGCGCTGAGGGGCTGTCGAGCCCTCTTACTGTCACAATATACTGAGTACTGGGACCAAAACATCTAGGTTGGAATCATCTTTTACTGGGTGGGGGTTTAGATGGGTGGGGGTTTAGATGGGTAGGGGGTTTAGATGGGTGGGGGTTAGATGGGTGGGGGTTAGATGGGAGGGGGTTAGGTGGGTGGGGGGTTGGGTAGGAATGGTGTTAAGTGACCTGTACTGTATATTCTGTAGGACGTGGCTGATATCAATGACCTGTACTGTGTATTCTGTAGGGCATGGCTGATGGCTGATATCAGTGACCTGTACTGTATATTCTGTAGGGCATGGCTGATATCAGTGACCTGTACTGTGTATTCTGTAGGGCATGGCTGATATCAGTGACCTGTACTGTGTATTCTGTAGGGCATGGCTGATGGCTGATATCAGTGACCTGTACTGTGTATTCTGTAGGGCATGGCTGATGGCTGATATCAGTGACCTGTACTGTGTATTCTGTAGGACGTGGCTGATATCAGTTACCTGTACTGTGTATTCTGTAGGACGTGGCTGATATCAGTGACCTGTACTGTGTATTCTGTAGGACGTGGCTGATATCAGTGACCTGTACTGTGTATTCTGTAGGGCGTGGCTGATATCAGTGACCTGTGGCTGATGGCTGATATCAGTGACCTGTACTGTATATTCTGTAGGACGTGGCTGAGTGGCTGATATGGCTGATATCAATGACCTGTACTGTATATTCTGTAGGACGTGGCTGATGGCTGATATCAATGACCTGTACTGTATATTCTGTAGGACGTGGCTCATGGCTGATATCAATGACCTGTACTGTATATTCTGTAGGACGTGGCTGATGGCTGATATCAATGACCTGTACTGTATATTCTGTAGGACGTGGCTCATGGCTGATATCAATGACCTGTACTGTGTATTCTGTAGGACGTGGCTGCAGCTGATATCAAGGTCCAAGTGTGTGTTTACGCCTTTGACCTGCTGTATCTCAATGGAGAGGTGAGTGGATGAGAATGGGAATTATAAGGTCGGTTAGACATGGACACtttttcctatttagtgcactagttttgaccagggcccgttgGTTTCAggtccagagtagtgcactagatagagaatagggtgccatatggaatgtttaagcaataaggcccgagggggtgtgggcctagtggttagagcgttggactagtaaccgaaaggttgcaagttcaaatcccagagctgacaaggtacaaatctgtcgttctgcccctgaacaggcagttaacctactgttcctaggccgtcattgaaaataagaatttgttc
This DNA window, taken from Oncorhynchus tshawytscha isolate Ot180627B linkage group LG10, Otsh_v2.0, whole genome shotgun sequence, encodes the following:
- the lig1 gene encoding DNA ligase 1 is translated as MQRSISSFFQPKTGKEKESKKSDGPGKDEPVKDKPEPIKRPLKVQNGVHEEPDSPVKKFTKRSRQILDSDDEAPAGIEQEPEDKAVQPKDEVFKAVTNPLSPASPVTSSASPTPGTPDTPTSISPSGIPKRRTARKQFPKRKLDSRSGSEKEEEEQGQQNKRAKVEETQDSTENEEEAMDVGGENSVDKPEVAQNNPEEKETDEEKTKDGEKEKALDVKVTATEEEKGKSEKAKERSPTERSQKVKERSPKERSQKVKERSPKERSQKVKERSPKGQKVKERSPKERSPKERSPKGHKAVKVGKDMKEEKVSESPQAKKAPTISSFFAPRKAAVKMERPEKSEGKEKSEGEGKEKSEGKEKSEGEGKEKSEGKKEKSEGKEKSEGGGKEKSEGEEKSEGYIKEEATGSRTTEDVKDKKGEKTAQAQYDPSRPNYHPVDHACWSRGQRVPYLAVARTFEKIEEDSGRLRNIETLSNLLRSVIILSPEDLLCCVYLCLNQLGPAYMGLELGVGETVLMKAVAQATGRQLDKIKAEAAEKGDLGLVAESSRNNQRIMFQPANLIAGGVFNKLKDIGNMSGNSAMNKKIDIIKGLFVACRFSEARYIVRSLAGKLRIGLAEQSVLSALSQAVCLSPPGQDFPPAVIDAGKGMSAEKQKAWIEEKSLLLKQTYCEMPNYDVIIPVILKEGIDELPNHCKLTPGVPLRPMLAHPTKGVGEVMKRFDEAAFTCEYKYDGERAQIHILENGEVRIFSRNQEDNTTKYPDIISRIHTVKNESVISCVLDTEAVAWDREKKQIQPFQVLITRKRKDVAAADIKVQVCVYAFDLLYLNGESLVKQPLSCRRALLKKSFQEKEGEFVFARAIDSDNTDAIAEFLEQSVRDSCEGLMVKTLEKDATYEIAKRSHNWLKLKKDYLDGVGDTMDLCVIGAYLGKGKRAGTYGGFLLACYDEDNEEFQSVCKIGTGFKDEDLEQHYKFLKEHILPKPRPYYRVDQSTEPDLWLDAVQVWEVKCADLSLSPIYKAGMGLCDPEKGISLRFPRFLRIRDDKKPEEATSGGQIADLYRKQQVVQKQGDKADLEDYY